From Poecile atricapillus isolate bPoeAtr1 chromosome Z, bPoeAtr1.hap1, whole genome shotgun sequence, one genomic window encodes:
- the CENPH gene encoding centromere protein H: protein MKEQLMEYNTAVLAGQENFHDHLMEEKFIQSSTQELERDIEEVKVSFQNKTLALQRVQIMDALRNKLKQDDVSSRPILETMKHIVLLSQTITEYQQQARQKEEQLIDIKRKRLSLKKDGGQKLQQIQTMMKRQKEKQASMNVTETEKMLHKLKKEREITAIIQNVFQSIIIGSRVNWAEDPSLKAIVLQLENNIYLQ, encoded by the exons ATGAAGGAGCAGCTCATGGAGTACAACACGGCTGTTCTTGCCG GTCAGGAAAATTTCCATGATCatttaatggaagaaaaatttaTCCAGAG TTCCACACAAGAATTGGAAAGAGATATAGAGGAAGTAAAAGTCTCTTTCCAGAACAAGACATTGGCCTTGCAAAG GGTCCAAATTATGGATGCCCTGAGAAACAAACTGAAACAAGATGATGTGAGCTCACG TCCGATCCTGGAAACAATGAAACACATAGTATTGCTCAGCCAGACAATAACTGAATATCAGCAG CAAGCACGTCAGAAGGAAGAGCAGTTGATtgacattaaaaggaaaagactCT CACTAAAAAAAGATGGAGGACAGAAACTACAGCAAATTCAGACCATGATGAAAAGGCAAAAGGAGAAACAAGCGAGTATGAATGTCACTGAAACAGAGAAGATGcttcataaattaaaaaaagaaagagagattACTGCAATAATTCAAAACGTGTTCCAG AGCATCATCATTGGAAGCAGAGTTAACTGGGCAGAAGATCCGTCTTTAAAAGCAATTGTTCTACAGCTTGAAAATAATATCTATCTTCAGTGA